Genomic DNA from Alkalihalobacterium alkalinitrilicum:
AGATATTATTCAAGTTTTTACCGAAGAGTGTCCTGCATGTGGATTTAAAGGGAGAAGAGTGAAAGTAGTTGGACGTACAGATGACATGTTAATTATTAAAGGCGCAAACGTTTATCCAGCGGCAGTGAAGAACAGCGTCTCAAAATTCATCCCTGAAGTAACAGGTGAAATGAGAATTGTACTCGATGAAAAACCACCTCGTGTCACTCCACCATTAAAGGTAAAATTGGAATATGGGGAAAATATGAATCAAAACGACCTAGAGCATTTAGAAGAGCGTATAAAGAAGAAGTTAAGTGAAGAAGTTCGCGTGCGACCTGAGATCGTCTGGGTTCCACCTCACAGTCTAGAAAAAGCATTGACAAAGACCCCGTTATTTGAAAAAAATTATTAGAACAACTTAAAAATAGTTAAAAATGTCTGTGTAACCCACCTCGTGAGGGCCCCAACTATCATTCAGTGGGTGATGAAGAAAACTCCTACTGAATGAAGTTTCACTTTATCTTCATTAGTAGAGAACTAGTGTTATTATATGAATAGAGAGTAGCTAAATTTTATACTTAGTTGCTCTTTTTGTTTGGCTCTTTTAAAGATTGTTGCTCGGAGGACCGTTAATCTAGCAAATGCTTGGCTCTTCACGCTTTGTGTGAAGCTCTTGAAAATGAAATAACCGTTGGGACAAATGAATTCTCTAAAAATTAGTTGACATTAAAAAATAAAACGGTATATAATTATCTTGAATTCGAGATAAAAAAAGGAATGGTAATGATGAATATTCAAGAAAGCAATCGAATAGAAGAGGATTTATCATTAAAATTATTTATCGTTATTTCTCGTGCTTTTCAATCGATAAAAAAACGCGTTGAAGAAGACATAAAGTGCTATGAACTTAATTTAACAGAATTTGCCGTACTAGAATTACTTTATAGCAAAGGAGATCAGCCGATTCAAAAAATTGGCGATAAAGTACTGATAGCAAGTAGTAGTATTACGTATGTGGTTGACAAGTTAGAAAAGAAAAAGTTAATCGAAAGAAAAGGTTGTCTTAAAGACCGTCGCATCACCCATGCTACAATTACTAGTGAAGGAACGGAATTTATGAATGAGATTTTTCCAAAACATAAAAGAGCAATACAAGAAATATGTAATAGTTTAGCTGCGCAGGAGAAAAGTAACATGATAGATCAGTTAAAGAAATTAGGGTATCATGCTTATGCAATGTAAAAAAAATTTTATCAAATATCTCGAATTCATAATATATTAATTGAAAACAATTTACCTTTAATGTATAAATTTGTTTAACACCACTAGTGTTGCATAAAACTGCATTCTACAAGTTAGAATATTCTGTATTTTGCACTTCGTGGCAAATGAGCTAAAAAGACAACACCAAGCGAAAGGTGGTACTGTCCATTTGGTAAAATTATACATTTAGTTCTTAAGTGACGGTCAGCTAGTAAAGTTCTTACGGAATCCCTTTGGGACTAATATAACTGAACCATACATGGACTGGCCGCCATAAAGTTCTCTTCAACCATCGAGTGATCTGTAAAAGTGTTTGCTTACTTTTGATTTCTAGTTGGATAAGTACACTAAGGCAGTACGTAATCAGTCCTAAAAACAGTTGATTGTGAACTGCTTCTTCACTATAACCAAAAAAAGTTTTAATTTTTACGTGCTGTTTTAACCATTTGAAAAAGAGCTCAATTGCCCACCTTGAACGGTATAGATCTCCAATTTCTTCAGCTGTTAAATCGAAGCGATTGGTAATCAAGCGTAGTAATTGTCCTTTTGAATCAACGGTTTCAATAATACGAAACACATTTTCACATCGCTTTTGTGTTGTGCCGATATAGGCCATTTTGTCTGATGTTACTGGGCTACCTTCTGGAATGTTAAACGTTTCAATCTCTCGAATAACTGCGTTTTTCTTTAGTCTGGATAGGAAAAAGATACCATCATCTGTATAACGATCAAATCGTTCATAATCAACATACCCGCGGTCAAACACGTACATGGCGTCTTTATCATCAACGAGTATTTCAAGTTGGTTTCGGTCGTGTTCCGAAGCATCTGTGATAATGGCTTTTTCTGGGTATGCCAATTCCTGATCCACGTAAACTAACCTAAGGTGAAGTTTTACGCCAGCTTTAGTCTTTCGAAATTTGGCCCACTGACAACGAGTAAGATTGAGTGGCATCGTACTAGAGTCAATGATTTTAATCGGTCGGATGGCTTTTCGTTTTTCTGTCTTGAGGTGAATCAGACGTACAAGTTCAAGAAAGATAGTTGATAAAAACTCAGGGTCTATCGCTCTATTCTTACGAGAAAGCTGAGAGACACTGATTGATTTAAATCCAAGTTCTTTCTGTAACTTCTCATCAGCCAGTGCTGTATTAAGATCATGGAGACTTTCCATTTGATTTAAGTGAGCATAAAGAAAAAGCTTAGTAAAAGAGAGTGTTTTTAGCTTCTTTGTGTACTTATCAAGTTGATACTTTTCAACTTGTTCATCAAAAAGTTTTATATTTATGGGCGCAACCCATTTACCAAATGAAGATAATCGTGTATTCTTGTCCATAGCTGATATCCTTTACTTTTGGATTTGGACAGGAACCACCTGTACTTCCATTGTAAAGGATTTTTTTGTATCCAAATCAATCAATAATTGAAGATTTATAGTATTTTAAATATTTCGTTCCTTTTAATGCAACACTAGTGGTTTAACACGAAAGTATAAACGTAAGACAATTTCGGTATTATGTCTCGAATTAAAGATAATTTCAAGGAAGGAGATGGAATGAAATGACAGACTTTCTTCAATTAGTAAAAGAAAGGCGTTCAGCTAACAATTTTCTGCCTAACAATCCAATTACGAAAAACGACTTAAATGAGATCTTTGACTTGGTGAAATATGGACCATCAGCCTTTAACCTTCAACATACGCATTATATGACCGTCATTGATCCAGATATGAAAGAAAGCTTGCAAAAGGCGGCGTTTGGACAACATAAAGTATTAAGCTCTTCTGCGGTCATCATTGTTCTAGGAGATAAAAAAGCTTTTCTTCAAGCTCCAGAAATCTATGAAGGGATGAAGATGTTAGGGATCTTGAGTAAGCAAGAGTACGATTATTTGGTAAATGACACTGTTTCATTTTATCAAACGAGAGGTGAGGAATTTCAAAAAGATGAGGCGATCAGGAACGCTTCATTATCTGCAATGTTGTTTATAATGGCTGCTAAAGAAAAAGGCTGGGATACTTGCCCAATGATTGGCTTTGATCCTGATGCTGTGAAAGATGTATTAAATATAAGTGAACAATTTGAAGTAATTATGATGATTACCATCGGAAAAGAAAAAGTAGAGAGTAGAAAACCACGCAGCTACCGCAAGCCTGTTCGTGAGTTTGTCACATACATTTAATGATGAGGAGCGTAAAGTAAATGAAAAAAACAACCGGAATTCACCACATTACCGCAATTGTTGGTCATCCACAAGAAAATGTAGATTTTTATGCAGGGGTTTTAGGGTTACGGTTAGTGAAAAAAACAGTGAATTTTGATGATCCAGGTACGTACCATCTTTATTTTGGTAATGAAGGTGGGAAACCAGGAACGATCATTACTTTCTTTCCATGGCCAGGTGCTTACCAAGGAAAAATTGGTGGTGGTCAAGTTGGAATTACTTCTTATGTTGTACCGAAGGGCGCGATCGATTTTTGGGAAAAACGCTTAGAAAAACTTAAAGTTAACTATACAAAAACGGAACGCTTTGAAGAACAATATTTACAATTTGAGGATCCTCATGGGTTGCATTTAGAAATCGTTGAACGAGATGAAGGAGAACCGAACACGTGGAGTTTTGGTGAGGTAACCCCAGAAGTAGCAATTAAAGGATTTGGAGGAGCTACGCTATTGTCAACTCGACCTGAAAAAACAGGCAAGGTATTAGAGGAAACAATGGGGCTTGAACGAATTGGAGAAGAAGGGGACATCATTCGGTATCGTTCAACCGCTGAGATTGGAAATGTGATTGATTTAAAACAAACTTCAGTAGAACGAGGACAAATGGGGGTTGGAACTGTCCACCATATCGCATGGCGTGCAAGTGATGACGAGGATCAACTCGATTGGAAGCGATATGTAGAAAGTTTTGGATTTGGCGTGACGCCTGTTCAAGATCGTAACTATTTCAATGCGATTTATTTTAAAGAACATGGCGAAATTCTATTTGAGATTGCAACAGATCCACCAGGGTTTGCTCACGATGAATCTGAAGAAACGATGGGTGAAAACCTGATGTTACCAGAGCAATTCGAGCCTCATCGAGATCAGATTGAACAAATCGTTCTTCCATTTGAAGTGAAAAGTTTAGATTAATGTTGCGAAAGGATGATGAAGATGCTCTCGATTGACCCGTCAACTTTAACGGAAAGAGAGAATTACAAATTTTTAATTGGGAGTATTATTCCCCGCCCAATTGCTTTTGTTACGACCATAACTCAGGATGGGACATTGAATGGAGCACCTTTTAGCTATTTCAATATTGTTTCTTCCAATCCACCGATGATTTCCCTGTCTATTCAACGCTCTAAAGGAAAACCGAAGGATACAGCAAGAAATATATTGCAGACCAAAGAATTCGTTGTTCATATTGTCGATGAATTCAATGTTGAACAAGTTAATCAAACCGCAGCTAGTCTCCCCCCTGAAGAAAGTGAAATAGAGCTAGCGGGATTAACTGCAGTCGAAAGTGTAAAGATTGCTGTTCTGGGCGTAAAGGAAGCAAAAATTCGTATGGAATGTACATTAGAGCAAACCTTAGAATTAGGAGGCACAGATTCTCCTCATTGTGACTTTATCATTGGAAAAGTTGTTCAATTCCATATTGATAAAGATATTTATGATAATGGAAGAATTGATCCAACCGGTTTAGCAGCAGTAAGCCGATTAGCAGGTACTAATTATGCAAAAATTGGGGAATTGTTTTCCTTGAAACGACCAAAGTAGATTATCCCATTTAACTGGCGCTAAGACTCCCACTTCAAGGAAACAATAAAGACTAAGTCAATGCTTAATTGAACACAGACTAAGTTCGCCACATCCGTGTGACCCACCTCGTGTGGGCCCCAACTAACATTCAGTAGGTGATGAAGAAAGCCCCTACTCAATGAAGTTTCACTTTATATCAATCATTAAAAAAGGGGGGAGAAAGTTGCAAAAATCAGTGGGTATTCATCATATTTCTGCAATGGTGAATGATGCTCAAAGGAATGTTAATTTTTATACAAAAGTACTTGGGTTAAGACTTGTCAAAAAAACGGTCAACTTTGATCGCCCGGAAGTGTATCATCTGTATTTTGGTAACGAAACTGGAGAACCTGGAACAGTGATTACGTTTTTCCCGTGGGCTAAACAGTTAAAGGGACGAATTGGGACAGGGCAGGTTGGAGCTACGAGTTACATGATACCAAATGGCACAATTACGTATTGGGAAAATCGTTTGAAACACTTTAATGTTGAGTTTCGTTCATCGAGTCGCTTTAGAGAAAAGTATCTGCAATTTCAGGATCCAGACGGGCTCGAACTTGAGTTAGTAGAAAGCGACAAAGGACCCATTAATCATTGGAGAATTGGAGATATTTCACCATGTCATGCGATTCGAGGATTCAGTGGTGCAACATTAAATTCTACACAGCCTCATCGGACGGCAGATGTTCTTGAGAATGTATTGGGATTTGAATGTGTCGGACAAGAAGATGGATTTCTGCGGTTTCAATCTGCAGCGCTTGTCGGAAATACGATGGATATAAGGCTAACACCGTCCGTTCGTGGTCTGATGGGGGCAGGAACCGTGCATCATATCGCTTGGAGAGCCAAGGATGCGAAAGAGCTACTTAACTGGAGAATTCTTCTGCAAGACAAAGGATATTATCCGACAGAAATTCAGGACCGGAATTATTTTAAAGCTCTTTATTTTCATGAACCAGGGGGCATCCTCTTTGAAATTGCCACTGATGCACCAGCCTTTACTGTTGATGAACGAGGGGACATTCTAGGTGAAAAACTCATGCTTCCATCATGGTTAGAGTCCAAACGACAGGAATTAGAAGAGAACTTACCTCCAATTGAGGTTCGTAAATAGAAAGGAGATCGATTATGAAACATATTTTTAATCAAGGAAAAGATTCAAGTAAACCAACGCTACTTTTGCTTCATGGAACAGGAGGGAATGAACATGATTTAGTGCCTCTTGCTGGGATGGTTGATGATGAGGCTTCCGTATTAAGTGTGAGAGGAAACGTGTCAGAAAATGGTATGCCTAGATTTTTTCGTAGATTAGCTGAAGGCGTATTTGATGAGGAAGATCTTATTTTCCGTACGAAGGAATTGAATCAGTTCCTGAATGAATCAGCAGAAAAGTATCAATTCGACCGAGAACATATCATTGCCATTGGTTATTCTAATGGTGCTAATATTGCTGCAAGTTTATTATTTCACTATGAAAATACACTGAAGGGTGCAATATTACATCACCCGATGGTACCAAGAAGAGGAATTGAACTTCCAGATTTAACAGGTAAGTCTGTTTTTATTGCTGCGGGAACGAATGATCCAATTTGTTCAGCATCTGAATCTTCTGAACTGCAATCGTTATTAGAAAAGGCGAATGCAAAAGTAGAAATTCATTGGGAAGATCGAGGTCACCAATTGACTCAAGAAGAAGTGGAAGCTGCAGCGCAGTGGTATCGAAAAAGGATTTGAAACTTTTAAAAAAGATTTTTAAATTAACATAATGAAAATGTATTAAAATAAATAAAAAATATCTTGAATTCATTATATACTAAATGATAATATATTAAATAGAGATAAACGAATTAGAAATATTTCGTTTTAATACAAAAAAAGTGGAGGAGAAGAAATTATGTCAAATAAACAAGAATTAGGTGCATTATTACTACGTCTCGTCGTAGGGATCGTATTTTTAACTCACGGTTCTGTAAAATTCCAAGGCGGTATCGAAAATATTGCCGGGTGGTTTGATAGTATTGGTTTACCAGGGTTCTTGGCTTACATTGTAGCCATCCTAGAAGTAGCTGGAGGTATCGCATTAATTCTTGGTATAGGAACAAGAGTTGTGTCAGCATTATTAGTTCTTCTAATGGTCGGAGCGATTTTTACAGTGAATTTAGCAGTAGGCTTTTTGGATGGTTATGCTTATGATCTTATATTACTTGTCATTTCTGTTTACCTTGTCTTAAATGGAAGTAAGTTATTATCATTAGGTCAACTTATTATTAAAGGGCAATCAGAAAAAGGTGCACGTTCTAAAGTAGCCTAAATATCTCGAATTGAAGTAAAATGAAATTGAGATTTTTAATAAATTCTTTACACTTAGGAGATAAGAACATAAGGACATTGAAAATGATTTATTTTCAATAGAGGTGG
This window encodes:
- a CDS encoding DoxX family protein, translated to MSNKQELGALLLRLVVGIVFLTHGSVKFQGGIENIAGWFDSIGLPGFLAYIVAILEVAGGIALILGIGTRVVSALLVLLMVGAIFTVNLAVGFLDGYAYDLILLVISVYLVLNGSKLLSLGQLIIKGQSEKGARSKVA
- a CDS encoding MarR family winged helix-turn-helix transcriptional regulator, with amino-acid sequence MNIQESNRIEEDLSLKLFIVISRAFQSIKKRVEEDIKCYELNLTEFAVLELLYSKGDQPIQKIGDKVLIASSSITYVVDKLEKKKLIERKGCLKDRRITHATITSEGTEFMNEIFPKHKRAIQEICNSLAAQEKSNMIDQLKKLGYHAYAM
- a CDS encoding alpha/beta hydrolase, which encodes MKHIFNQGKDSSKPTLLLLHGTGGNEHDLVPLAGMVDDEASVLSVRGNVSENGMPRFFRRLAEGVFDEEDLIFRTKELNQFLNESAEKYQFDREHIIAIGYSNGANIAASLLFHYENTLKGAILHHPMVPRRGIELPDLTGKSVFIAAGTNDPICSASESSELQSLLEKANAKVEIHWEDRGHQLTQEEVEAAAQWYRKRI
- a CDS encoding ring-cleaving dioxygenase, which encodes MKFHFISIIKKGGRKLQKSVGIHHISAMVNDAQRNVNFYTKVLGLRLVKKTVNFDRPEVYHLYFGNETGEPGTVITFFPWAKQLKGRIGTGQVGATSYMIPNGTITYWENRLKHFNVEFRSSSRFREKYLQFQDPDGLELELVESDKGPINHWRIGDISPCHAIRGFSGATLNSTQPHRTADVLENVLGFECVGQEDGFLRFQSAALVGNTMDIRLTPSVRGLMGAGTVHHIAWRAKDAKELLNWRILLQDKGYYPTEIQDRNYFKALYFHEPGGILFEIATDAPAFTVDERGDILGEKLMLPSWLESKRQELEENLPPIEVRK
- a CDS encoding ring-cleaving dioxygenase: MKKTTGIHHITAIVGHPQENVDFYAGVLGLRLVKKTVNFDDPGTYHLYFGNEGGKPGTIITFFPWPGAYQGKIGGGQVGITSYVVPKGAIDFWEKRLEKLKVNYTKTERFEEQYLQFEDPHGLHLEIVERDEGEPNTWSFGEVTPEVAIKGFGGATLLSTRPEKTGKVLEETMGLERIGEEGDIIRYRSTAEIGNVIDLKQTSVERGQMGVGTVHHIAWRASDDEDQLDWKRYVESFGFGVTPVQDRNYFNAIYFKEHGEILFEIATDPPGFAHDESEETMGENLMLPEQFEPHRDQIEQIVLPFEVKSLD
- a CDS encoding nitroreductase family protein, yielding MTDFLQLVKERRSANNFLPNNPITKNDLNEIFDLVKYGPSAFNLQHTHYMTVIDPDMKESLQKAAFGQHKVLSSSAVIIVLGDKKAFLQAPEIYEGMKMLGILSKQEYDYLVNDTVSFYQTRGEEFQKDEAIRNASLSAMLFIMAAKEKGWDTCPMIGFDPDAVKDVLNISEQFEVIMMITIGKEKVESRKPRSYRKPVREFVTYI
- a CDS encoding IS4 family transposase, whose protein sequence is MDKNTRLSSFGKWVAPINIKLFDEQVEKYQLDKYTKKLKTLSFTKLFLYAHLNQMESLHDLNTALADEKLQKELGFKSISVSQLSRKNRAIDPEFLSTIFLELVRLIHLKTEKRKAIRPIKIIDSSTMPLNLTRCQWAKFRKTKAGVKLHLRLVYVDQELAYPEKAIITDASEHDRNQLEILVDDKDAMYVFDRGYVDYERFDRYTDDGIFFLSRLKKNAVIREIETFNIPEGSPVTSDKMAYIGTTQKRCENVFRIIETVDSKGQLLRLITNRFDLTAEEIGDLYRSRWAIELFFKWLKQHVKIKTFFGYSEEAVHNQLFLGLITYCLSVLIQLEIKSKQTLLQITRWLKRTLWRPVHVWFSYISPKGIP
- a CDS encoding flavin reductase family protein — protein: MLSIDPSTLTERENYKFLIGSIIPRPIAFVTTITQDGTLNGAPFSYFNIVSSNPPMISLSIQRSKGKPKDTARNILQTKEFVVHIVDEFNVEQVNQTAASLPPEESEIELAGLTAVESVKIAVLGVKEAKIRMECTLEQTLELGGTDSPHCDFIIGKVVQFHIDKDIYDNGRIDPTGLAAVSRLAGTNYAKIGELFSLKRPK